A window of Phycobacter azelaicus contains these coding sequences:
- the ftsH gene encoding ATP-dependent zinc metalloprotease FtsH: protein MGNARNIAFWVVLFLLILALFNLFSGSGSNMQSRERTYSDFVAAVEGGQVSTVTLDGEQVRFSTSDGQSYVTIKPTDAEVTSMLIENNIPVRAEKQEQSGFQSFLITLLPFLLLIGVWVYFMNRMQGGGKGGAMGFGKSKAKMLTEKHGRVTFDDVAGIDEAKEELEEIVEFLRNPQKFSRLGGKIPKGALLVGPPGTGKTLLARAIAGEAGVPFFTISGSDFVEMFVGVGASRVRDMFEQAKKNAPCIVFIDEIDAVGRHRGAGYGGGNDEREQTLNQLLVEMDGFEANEGVIILAATNRRDVLDPALLRPGRFDRNVTVGNPDIKGREKILGVHARKTSLGPDVDLRIIARGTPGFSGADLANLVNEAALMAARVGRRFVTMEDFENAKDKVMMGAERRSMVLTADQKEKTAYHEAGHAVVGLKLPECDPVYKATIIPRGGALGMVVSLPEMDRLNWHKDECEQKLAMTMAGKAAEIIKYGENHVSNGPAGDIQQASQLARAMVMRWGMSDKVGNIDYAEAHEGYSGNTAGFSVSAHTKEMIEDEVRSFIQNGYERAYKILTDHKDEWERLAQGLLEYETLTGDEIKRVMNGEPPQSGQDEGDDADQGSASITSVPKAKPKKSPPEGGMEPEPSA, encoded by the coding sequence TTGGGTAATGCACGCAATATCGCCTTCTGGGTCGTTCTGTTCCTGCTGATCCTCGCGCTGTTCAACCTGTTCAGCGGATCCGGCAGCAATATGCAGAGCCGTGAGCGCACCTATTCCGACTTTGTCGCCGCCGTTGAAGGAGGCCAGGTCAGCACCGTCACCCTTGACGGGGAGCAGGTTCGCTTCAGCACCTCTGACGGGCAGAGCTATGTCACCATCAAGCCGACCGACGCCGAAGTCACCTCGATGCTGATCGAGAACAATATCCCGGTGCGCGCCGAAAAGCAGGAGCAGTCGGGTTTTCAGTCCTTCCTGATCACTCTGCTGCCATTCCTTCTGCTGATCGGCGTCTGGGTCTACTTCATGAACCGCATGCAGGGCGGCGGCAAGGGCGGCGCCATGGGCTTTGGCAAATCCAAAGCCAAGATGCTGACCGAGAAACATGGCCGCGTCACCTTTGACGATGTTGCAGGCATCGACGAGGCCAAGGAAGAGCTGGAAGAGATCGTGGAATTCCTGCGCAACCCGCAGAAATTCTCGCGCCTTGGTGGCAAGATCCCGAAAGGCGCGCTGCTGGTTGGCCCTCCGGGCACCGGTAAGACCCTGCTGGCCCGTGCGATTGCAGGCGAGGCGGGTGTGCCCTTCTTCACTATCTCCGGTTCGGACTTCGTTGAAATGTTCGTGGGTGTCGGTGCATCTCGTGTGCGTGACATGTTCGAACAGGCCAAGAAAAACGCGCCCTGTATCGTCTTCATCGACGAGATCGACGCCGTGGGCCGTCATCGTGGCGCCGGCTATGGCGGCGGCAACGACGAACGCGAGCAGACGTTGAACCAATTGCTGGTGGAAATGGACGGTTTCGAAGCGAACGAGGGCGTGATTATCCTCGCCGCCACCAACCGCCGCGACGTTCTGGACCCCGCGCTGCTGCGTCCGGGCCGGTTTGACCGCAACGTCACCGTGGGCAACCCTGATATCAAGGGCCGCGAAAAGATCCTCGGCGTGCACGCGCGCAAGACCTCGCTGGGCCCCGATGTGGACCTGCGCATCATCGCGCGCGGCACGCCGGGCTTTTCCGGCGCGGATCTGGCGAATCTTGTGAACGAGGCCGCCCTGATGGCCGCCCGCGTCGGTCGCCGCTTTGTCACCATGGAAGACTTTGAGAACGCCAAGGACAAGGTGATGATGGGGGCCGAGCGCCGCTCGATGGTGTTGACGGCGGATCAGAAGGAAAAGACAGCCTATCACGAAGCCGGTCACGCGGTGGTGGGCTTGAAGCTGCCCGAGTGTGATCCCGTCTACAAGGCCACGATCATTCCGCGCGGCGGCGCCCTTGGCATGGTGGTGAGCCTGCCCGAAATGGACCGCCTCAACTGGCACAAGGATGAGTGCGAGCAGAAGCTGGCCATGACCATGGCCGGTAAGGCCGCCGAGATCATAAAGTATGGTGAGAACCACGTCTCCAATGGTCCGGCGGGTGATATCCAGCAGGCCAGCCAGTTGGCACGCGCCATGGTGATGCGCTGGGGCATGTCCGACAAGGTCGGCAATATCGACTACGCCGAAGCCCACGAAGGCTACAGCGGCAACACTGCGGGCTTCTCGGTGTCGGCGCATACCAAGGAGATGATTGAAGACGAGGTGCGATCCTTCATCCAAAACGGCTATGAGCGGGCCTACAAGATCCTGACAGATCACAAGGATGAGTGGGAGCGTCTGGCTCAGGGACTTCTCGAGTATGAAACCCTGACCGGGGATGAGATCAAGCGTGTCATGAACGGCGAGCCACCTCAGTCAGGTCAGGATGAAGGCGATGACGCCGATCAGGGAAGCGCGTCGATCACGTCGGTCCCAAAGGCCAAACCGAAAAAGTCCCCGCCGGAAGGGGGCATGGAGCCTGAACCCTCCGCATAA
- a CDS encoding MOSC domain-containing protein, which translates to MPVLRKTEFVGEITWMGMVPSAEELSATPQAALDLGFQGLQGERHEGETRASCVRVKNLYPQGTEIRNVRQLTILSEEELALIAADMGLERLDPARLGATLVLRGIPDFTFIPPNTRLQGPDGTTLTVDMENRPCVLPGREIEKDHTGYGAKFKPAAKNRRGITAWVERPGRLALGDQLVVFVPDQRAWAP; encoded by the coding sequence ATGCCCGTGCTGCGGAAAACGGAATTTGTTGGAGAAATCACTTGGATGGGCATGGTTCCGTCCGCAGAGGAATTGTCCGCAACGCCTCAGGCGGCACTGGATCTCGGCTTTCAAGGCCTTCAAGGGGAGCGTCACGAGGGCGAGACGCGTGCCTCATGCGTTCGGGTCAAGAACCTTTACCCTCAAGGGACTGAAATCCGAAATGTGCGTCAGCTGACGATACTCTCTGAAGAAGAACTTGCGCTCATCGCCGCTGATATGGGGCTGGAGCGGCTTGACCCTGCGCGCCTCGGGGCGACGCTGGTTCTACGCGGTATCCCTGATTTCACTTTTATCCCGCCGAACACTCGCCTGCAGGGTCCCGATGGCACCACCTTGACCGTTGACATGGAAAACCGTCCCTGCGTTCTGCCGGGCCGGGAGATTGAAAAGGACCACACGGGCTATGGCGCCAAGTTCAAACCGGCTGCCAAGAACCGGCGGGGAATCACCGCTTGGGTAGAACGCCCGGGGCGTCTGGCGCTTGGTGATCAACTCGTGGTTTTTGTACCTGATCAGCGCGCTTGGGCGCCTTGA
- a CDS encoding formate--tetrahydrofolate ligase: MSYKSDIEIAREAKKLPIQEIGAKLGMSHDDLLPYGHDKAKVSQPFIDSVQGKENGKLILVTAINPTPAGEGKTTTTVGLGDGLNRIGKNAMICIREASLGPNFGMKGGAAGGGYAQVVPMEDMNLHFTGDFHAITSAHSLLSAMIDNHIYWGNEQEIDIRRVQWRRVVDMNDRALRQINVSLGGVANGFPREGGFDITVASEVMAILCLAKDLKDLEQRLGDMIVAYRRDRSPVFCRDIKAEGAMAVLLKDAMQPNLVQTLENNPAFVHGGPFANIAHGCNSVIATQTALKVADYVVTEAGFGADLGAEKFMNIKCRKAGLAPDCVVLVATVRAMKMNGGVAKADLGAENVEAVREGCANLGRHIGNLKSFGVPVVVAINHFVTDTEAEIQAVKDYVETQGSEAILSRHWELGSEGSEALARRVAEIADSGTSQFAPLYRDDLTLFEKIERIAKGIYRADEVLADQKIRDQLKLWEDQGYGDLPVCMAKTQYSFSTDPTLRGAPTGHSVPVREVRLSAGAGFVVVVCGEIMTMPGLPRVPAAENIHLNAEGQIEGLF, from the coding sequence ATGAGCTACAAGAGTGATATTGAAATCGCGCGCGAGGCAAAGAAGCTCCCGATTCAGGAGATCGGCGCCAAACTGGGCATGTCGCATGACGATCTGCTGCCCTATGGCCATGACAAGGCGAAGGTCAGCCAGCCCTTTATCGATTCCGTTCAGGGCAAGGAAAACGGCAAGCTGATCCTGGTGACCGCGATCAACCCGACACCGGCCGGCGAGGGCAAGACCACCACCACTGTGGGGCTGGGTGACGGTCTGAACCGTATCGGCAAGAATGCCATGATCTGTATCCGTGAAGCATCCCTGGGTCCCAACTTCGGCATGAAAGGGGGCGCCGCCGGGGGCGGCTATGCGCAGGTGGTGCCGATGGAGGACATGAACCTCCACTTCACCGGCGATTTCCACGCCATCACCTCGGCCCATTCCCTGCTGAGCGCAATGATCGACAACCACATCTACTGGGGCAACGAGCAGGAGATCGACATCCGCCGCGTCCAGTGGCGCCGCGTTGTCGACATGAACGACCGCGCCCTGCGCCAGATCAACGTCTCCCTGGGCGGTGTGGCCAACGGGTTTCCCCGCGAAGGCGGATTTGACATCACAGTGGCCTCTGAAGTGATGGCAATTCTCTGCCTTGCCAAGGATCTCAAAGATCTTGAGCAGCGCCTGGGGGATATGATCGTCGCATATCGCCGCGATCGCAGTCCGGTTTTCTGTCGTGACATCAAGGCAGAAGGCGCCATGGCAGTTCTGCTCAAGGATGCGATGCAGCCGAATCTCGTCCAGACTTTGGAAAACAACCCGGCCTTCGTCCACGGTGGTCCATTTGCCAATATCGCGCACGGCTGCAACTCGGTCATTGCAACGCAAACCGCGCTGAAAGTCGCTGATTACGTGGTGACAGAGGCCGGGTTTGGTGCGGACCTTGGCGCCGAGAAGTTCATGAACATCAAGTGCCGCAAGGCCGGTCTGGCCCCCGACTGCGTGGTGCTGGTCGCCACCGTGCGCGCAATGAAAATGAACGGTGGCGTTGCCAAGGCGGATCTTGGCGCCGAAAACGTCGAAGCGGTGAGGGAAGGCTGCGCCAACCTCGGCCGTCATATCGGCAACCTCAAATCCTTTGGCGTGCCGGTGGTCGTTGCGATCAACCACTTCGTCACCGACACAGAGGCCGAAATCCAGGCGGTCAAGGACTACGTGGAAACACAAGGCTCTGAAGCGATCCTGTCGCGCCACTGGGAGCTGGGCTCGGAAGGGTCCGAAGCGCTGGCCCGCCGGGTTGCGGAAATCGCCGATAGCGGCACCAGCCAGTTCGCACCGCTCTACCGTGACGATCTGACCCTGTTCGAGAAGATCGAACGTATTGCAAAGGGCATCTACCGTGCGGATGAAGTGCTGGCAGACCAAAAGATCCGTGATCAGCTGAAGCTCTGGGAAGATCAGGGCTATGGCGATCTGCCGGTCTGCATGGCCAAGACCCAGTACAGTTTCTCGACCGACCCGACGTTGCGCGGTGCGCCCACGGGCCATTCGGTGCCGGTCCGCGAGGTACGCCTGTCGGCAGGAGCGGGTTTTGTGGTGGTTGTCTGCGGTGAGATCATGACCATGCCGGGCCTGCCACGCGTTCCGGCGGCGGAAAACATCCATCTGAACGCCGAAGGACAGATCGAAGGCTTGTTCTAA
- the folD gene encoding bifunctional methylenetetrahydrofolate dehydrogenase/methenyltetrahydrofolate cyclohydrolase FolD yields MAATLIDGKAFAATVRGKVADHVARLKADHGITPGLAVILVGEDPASEVYVAAKHRQTVEVGMASFEHKLPADVSEADLFALIDQLNADPTVHGILCQFPVPDHLDERAVVARIDPAKDVDGLSVVNAGLLASGEKGLVSCTPLGCLMLLRDQVGDMTGLNAVVIGRSNLFGKPMAQLLLQENCTVTIAHSRTRDLPEVCRRADILVAAVGRSEMVQADWVKPGATVIDVGITRVPHPEKPGKTKLLGDVNFTPVSEVAGAITPVPGGVGPMTIACLLANTLTACCRAQGLDEPEGLTA; encoded by the coding sequence ATGGCAGCGACACTCATCGACGGCAAGGCTTTTGCAGCCACGGTGCGCGGAAAGGTGGCGGACCATGTGGCGCGCCTGAAGGCAGACCATGGCATCACCCCCGGTCTTGCGGTGATCCTGGTGGGCGAAGACCCGGCGAGCGAGGTCTATGTCGCCGCAAAACACAGGCAGACGGTCGAGGTTGGAATGGCCTCCTTCGAGCATAAACTGCCCGCCGACGTGTCCGAGGCCGATCTTTTCGCGCTGATAGACCAACTGAATGCCGATCCCACCGTGCATGGTATCCTGTGCCAGTTCCCGGTGCCGGACCACTTGGATGAGCGGGCCGTCGTGGCGCGCATCGACCCGGCCAAGGACGTGGATGGGCTGAGCGTCGTCAATGCAGGCCTTCTGGCGAGCGGGGAAAAGGGGCTGGTGTCTTGCACGCCGCTGGGCTGTCTGATGCTGCTGCGCGATCAGGTCGGTGACATGACCGGTCTCAACGCTGTCGTAATTGGGCGCTCGAACCTCTTCGGCAAGCCGATGGCGCAGCTCCTCTTGCAGGAAAACTGCACCGTGACCATCGCCCATTCGCGCACCCGCGATCTGCCCGAGGTCTGCCGCCGCGCTGATATCCTTGTGGCTGCGGTGGGGCGCTCGGAAATGGTGCAGGCCGACTGGGTCAAACCCGGCGCTACGGTGATCGACGTGGGCATCACCCGCGTGCCGCACCCGGAAAAACCCGGCAAGACCAAGCTTTTGGGTGATGTGAATTTTACTCCGGTTTCCGAGGTCGCAGGCGCCATCACTCCGGTGCCGGGTGGCGTCGGCCCGATGACCATCGCCTGCCTTTTGGCCAATACCCTCACCGCCTGTTGCCGCGCGCAAGGGCTTGACGAACCTGAAGGGCTGACGGCCTGA
- a CDS encoding PaaI family thioesterase, which translates to MTTERIKDSFDRQSMMTTLGATLDTVEPGKVVISAPLLPTSLQQHGAAHAALTFAIGDSAAGYAALSLLPEDQEVMTAEIKINLLAPGVGDRLRATGTVIKPGRRLMVVTSEVHAITGGEEKLIAILQGTMVPVSP; encoded by the coding sequence ATGACAACAGAACGCATCAAAGACAGTTTCGACCGCCAGAGCATGATGACCACCCTTGGCGCCACGCTCGATACCGTGGAGCCGGGCAAGGTGGTGATTTCGGCACCCCTGTTGCCAACCAGCCTGCAACAGCATGGCGCCGCCCATGCCGCGCTCACTTTTGCCATTGGCGACAGCGCCGCGGGTTATGCAGCACTCAGCCTGCTGCCGGAGGACCAGGAGGTTATGACCGCCGAAATCAAGATCAACCTCCTCGCGCCCGGCGTCGGAGACCGCCTGCGCGCTACCGGTACGGTGATCAAGCCAGGTCGGCGCCTCATGGTGGTAACCTCCGAAGTGCACGCCATCACCGGAGGCGAGGAAAAGCTGATCGCCATTCTGCAGGGCACCATGGTGCCGGTTTCCCCCTAG
- the pdeM gene encoding ligase-associated DNA damage response endonuclease PdeM yields MRGYDFTLAGTRLNALGSGALWWSDERLLCVSDLHLGKSERHLRRGGAALPPYEVRDTLNRLTALIEQFTPDTVLCLGDSFDDLAAARALPAPEAGDLRQMVKARNWIWIEGNHDPGATSFGGYSCDEITIGALTFRHIARKDAAPGEVSGHYHPKARLSRGSARPTFLLDHTRLILPAFGTYTGGLRTSDPALAGLMAPQALAILTGPTPLPCPMPR; encoded by the coding sequence ATGAGAGGCTACGACTTCACCCTTGCAGGCACACGGCTGAACGCCCTTGGCAGCGGCGCTCTCTGGTGGAGCGATGAGCGGCTTTTGTGCGTGTCCGATCTTCATCTCGGCAAATCCGAACGCCATCTCAGGCGCGGTGGTGCCGCCCTGCCGCCTTATGAGGTGCGCGATACGCTGAACAGGCTGACAGCCCTGATCGAGCAGTTCACCCCAGATACGGTCCTGTGCCTTGGCGACAGTTTCGACGATCTGGCCGCCGCCAGAGCCCTGCCCGCGCCCGAAGCGGGTGACCTGCGCCAGATGGTGAAAGCACGAAACTGGATCTGGATTGAGGGCAACCATGACCCCGGCGCAACCAGCTTTGGAGGGTACAGCTGCGATGAAATCACCATAGGAGCGCTCACCTTTCGCCATATTGCCCGCAAGGACGCGGCACCGGGCGAAGTGTCGGGCCATTACCACCCGAAGGCCCGCCTCAGCCGGGGCAGCGCACGGCCCACGTTTCTTCTGGACCATACCCGACTGATCCTGCCCGCATTCGGCACCTACACCGGCGGCTTGCGCACGAGCGATCCGGCGCTGGCAGGGCTGATGGCACCGCAGGCGCTGGCGATCCTGACAGGTCCCACCCCGCTGCCCTGCCCGATGCCGCGCTGA
- a CDS encoding ligase-associated DNA damage response DEXH box helicase — MTNLPSQISDWLEHRQWRLHPHQTAMLARATDPATLLIAPTGGGKTMAGFLPTLADLVGNTHDGLHTLYVSPLKALAADIKRNLTGPVAEMGLPIRIDDRTGDTPQSRRKRQRADPPHILLTTPESLALMVSYEDAERTFKGLKRIVIDEIHALAESKRGDQLMLALSRLQSLCPNLRRVGLSATVDDPAAIARYLARHPDPCAIIEADPGPAPDIAMLETAEAPPWAGGGAAYAIPAVLEQIRTHQTTLIFHNTRAQAEIFFHNLWLANEEGLPIAIHHGSLDRMQRERVEAAMVANDLRAVVCTGSLDLGIDWGNVDLVIQIGAPKNVKRLVQRIGRANHRYNAPSKALLVPANRFEVVECQAALEAVKEGKLDGDPRPPGPRDVLCQHILIRACSGPFDADALFSEVTSTGAYSHLTRAAFDACLDFCATGGYALRAYDQWQRLLQRPDGLWQLRDPRSAARIRMNIGTIQDADLLKVRMKRSRGGKPLGEIEEAFAATLTPGDTFLIGGQIMRYESLREMTVEVSRDRGRKPKIAVFSGTKFATSTQLSQGILALLAQDAWPDLPAHTADWLTLQREVSELPRAGEMLIETFPHQGREHACLYGFAGRNAQQTLGLLATKRMEELGLDPLGFVATDYATLIWGLSELTDPAPLLDKDALRDGLERWLAGNAVMKRAFRASATIAGLIERNSPGSRKSGRQATFSSDILYDTLRKYDPDHLLLDITRDEALSGLVDFARIEEMTDRICGRVNLRRLSRISPLAAPLLLEAGKVPVQGAGAEKLMQQEAADLMHASGLATLAQ; from the coding sequence ATGACCAATCTCCCCTCCCAGATTTCCGACTGGTTGGAACACCGCCAATGGCGCCTGCATCCACATCAGACAGCGATGCTGGCCCGTGCAACCGATCCCGCGACGCTCTTGATTGCCCCCACGGGCGGCGGCAAGACCATGGCCGGTTTCCTGCCAACGCTGGCAGACCTTGTAGGCAACACACATGATGGCCTACACACGCTCTATGTCTCGCCCCTAAAGGCGTTGGCTGCGGACATAAAGCGTAACCTCACCGGCCCTGTTGCAGAGATGGGTCTGCCCATCCGCATTGACGACAGGACCGGCGACACACCGCAATCGCGCCGCAAACGCCAGCGCGCCGACCCGCCGCATATTTTGCTGACGACCCCGGAAAGCCTTGCGCTGATGGTCTCATACGAAGACGCCGAGCGCACGTTCAAGGGCCTCAAACGCATTGTCATCGACGAGATCCATGCGCTTGCAGAAAGCAAGCGTGGCGATCAGTTGATGCTGGCGCTGTCACGCCTGCAAAGCCTCTGCCCCAACTTGCGCCGTGTAGGTCTTTCAGCCACCGTCGACGACCCGGCCGCCATTGCACGCTACCTTGCCCGCCACCCAGATCCCTGCGCTATCATTGAGGCCGATCCGGGCCCTGCGCCCGACATCGCCATGCTGGAGACTGCCGAGGCGCCCCCCTGGGCCGGGGGCGGTGCGGCCTATGCGATCCCGGCCGTTCTGGAGCAAATCCGTACCCATCAGACTACGCTCATTTTTCACAACACCCGTGCCCAGGCCGAGATCTTTTTTCACAATCTCTGGCTGGCGAATGAAGAAGGCCTGCCCATTGCCATCCATCACGGCTCGCTCGACCGGATGCAGCGCGAGCGGGTCGAGGCAGCGATGGTCGCGAATGACTTGCGGGCGGTGGTTTGTACAGGCTCGCTCGACCTTGGCATCGACTGGGGCAACGTGGACCTGGTGATCCAGATCGGCGCGCCCAAGAACGTCAAACGTCTCGTGCAGCGGATCGGGCGGGCCAATCACCGCTACAACGCGCCGTCAAAGGCCCTTCTGGTGCCCGCCAACCGGTTCGAGGTGGTGGAATGCCAAGCCGCGCTTGAGGCTGTCAAAGAGGGCAAGCTGGACGGAGATCCCCGCCCGCCAGGGCCGCGCGATGTGCTCTGTCAGCACATCCTGATCCGCGCCTGCTCCGGGCCGTTCGATGCCGATGCGCTCTTTTCCGAAGTCACCAGCACTGGCGCCTATTCGCACCTGACCCGGGCTGCGTTCGACGCTTGCCTCGATTTCTGCGCAACCGGTGGCTATGCCCTGCGCGCCTATGACCAGTGGCAACGTCTACTGCAGCGCCCGGACGGGCTGTGGCAACTGCGCGATCCCCGCTCTGCCGCGCGCATCCGCATGAACATCGGCACCATCCAGGACGCTGACCTTCTGAAGGTGCGTATGAAGCGCAGCCGCGGCGGCAAGCCTCTGGGCGAGATCGAAGAGGCCTTTGCCGCAACCCTGACCCCCGGTGACACCTTCCTGATCGGCGGGCAGATCATGCGCTACGAAAGTTTGCGCGAAATGACGGTCGAGGTCAGCCGGGATCGGGGGCGCAAACCCAAGATAGCAGTCTTTTCCGGTACCAAATTCGCCACCTCGACGCAGTTGAGCCAGGGCATTCTAGCCCTTCTGGCGCAGGACGCATGGCCCGATCTGCCCGCACATACAGCCGATTGGCTGACCCTGCAGCGCGAGGTGTCAGAACTGCCGCGTGCGGGCGAGATGCTGATCGAAACCTTCCCCCATCAGGGCCGCGAGCACGCCTGTCTGTACGGCTTTGCAGGACGCAATGCGCAACAGACGCTGGGCCTTTTGGCCACCAAGCGAATGGAGGAGCTGGGCCTTGATCCCCTCGGATTTGTCGCAACCGATTACGCCACGCTGATTTGGGGGCTGTCGGAGTTGACCGATCCGGCCCCCCTATTGGACAAAGATGCCTTGCGTGATGGGCTGGAGCGCTGGCTGGCCGGGAACGCCGTGATGAAGCGCGCCTTTCGCGCCTCGGCCACCATCGCCGGGCTGATTGAACGCAACAGCCCCGGCAGCCGCAAATCCGGGCGACAGGCGACCTTCTCATCCGATATCCTCTATGACACGTTGCGCAAATATGACCCCGATCACCTGCTTCTGGACATCACCCGTGACGAGGCGCTGAGCGGGCTGGTAGATTTTGCCCGCATTGAGGAAATGACGGATCGCATCTGCGGGCGCGTGAACCTGCGCCGCCTCAGCCGGATCAGCCCGCTGGCGGCGCCGCTTTTGCTTGAGGCCGGCAAGGTGCCCGTGCAAGGCGCAGGCGCCGAAAAGCTGATGCAGCAGGAAGCGGCGGACCTGATGCACGCATCGGGCCTTGCAACCCTCGCACAATGA
- a CDS encoding ATPase gives MNMQTSAVVAPPAPRGLSQMKLPIVMMRDILLKTMFRKNADLVSDIAAAICLPIPVTQELVDMAREQKLLEATGTLNANSGNEMGYQLTDAGRARALDALSQSEYYGAMPVPLDVYREQVERQSIRNIMVTRQQLTQAMGHLILPDSLLDHLGPAVSAGRSILMYGPPGNGKSSISNGIRDALGDCVYVPRAIEYAGQVITVYDPIVHTAAPEEAEDPNALRRPRRFDTRYVKCERPTVVTGGELSLSMLDLVYNPTARTYQAPLQLKSTGGIFIVDDLGRQAEPPQALVNRWIVPLEEGRDILALQSGEKFEVPFDTLVIFSTNFHPNEIFDQAALRRIFFKIKIDGPDQENFLKIFALVARKKGVPLDEATLVHLLKTKYPTIGNVYANYQPVFLIDQMMAICDFEGIPYQMSPALIDRAWANMFVKDETIVK, from the coding sequence ATGAACATGCAGACCAGCGCCGTGGTGGCGCCGCCCGCGCCGCGCGGGCTTTCCCAGATGAAGCTTCCCATCGTGATGATGCGGGATATCCTGCTCAAGACGATGTTCCGCAAGAATGCGGACCTTGTCAGCGACATCGCAGCGGCCATCTGCCTGCCAATCCCCGTGACGCAGGAACTTGTCGACATGGCCCGCGAGCAAAAGCTGTTGGAGGCGACGGGCACGCTCAATGCCAACAGCGGCAACGAGATGGGTTATCAACTGACTGATGCCGGGCGCGCGCGCGCGCTGGATGCGCTCAGCCAATCGGAATACTACGGCGCCATGCCGGTGCCACTCGATGTCTACCGCGAACAGGTCGAGCGCCAGTCGATCCGCAACATCATGGTCACCCGTCAGCAACTGACACAGGCCATGGGGCATCTGATCCTGCCTGACAGCTTGCTGGATCATTTGGGCCCTGCGGTCAGCGCTGGCCGCTCGATCTTGATGTATGGCCCACCCGGGAATGGTAAGTCCTCGATCTCAAACGGTATTCGCGATGCCTTGGGTGACTGTGTCTATGTCCCTCGCGCCATCGAATATGCAGGCCAGGTGATCACGGTCTATGACCCCATCGTGCACACGGCGGCCCCCGAAGAGGCCGAGGATCCCAACGCCCTGCGCCGCCCGCGCCGTTTCGATACCCGCTACGTCAAATGCGAGCGTCCCACCGTTGTAACTGGCGGCGAACTGTCCCTGTCGATGCTCGATCTGGTCTACAACCCCACAGCACGCACCTATCAGGCGCCGCTGCAGCTCAAATCAACGGGCGGGATATTCATCGTGGATGACCTTGGCCGCCAGGCAGAGCCGCCCCAGGCGCTGGTCAACCGCTGGATCGTGCCACTGGAAGAGGGGCGCGATATCCTTGCCCTGCAATCGGGGGAAAAGTTCGAGGTCCCGTTCGATACGCTGGTGATCTTCTCCACCAACTTTCACCCGAACGAGATCTTCGACCAGGCGGCGCTGCGCCGGATCTTCTTCAAGATCAAGATCGACGGACCGGATCAGGAGAACTTCCTCAAGATCTTTGCCCTGGTGGCCCGCAAGAAAGGCGTGCCGCTGGACGAGGCAACGCTTGTGCACCTTCTGAAGACCAAATACCCGACCATCGGCAACGTCTATGCAAACTACCAGCCGGTCTTTCTGATCGATCAGATGATGGCGATTTGCGATTTCGAGGGCATCCCTTATCAGATGAGCCCCGCACTGATCGACCGCGCCTGGGCGAACATGTTCGTCAAGGACGAGACAATCGTAAAATAG
- a CDS encoding prepilin peptidase, translated as MIHLAIPAHVALWFLPFVLPLCYAAALTDLRGMRIPNWINDCLGLVYIIVGVFVMPTWADYGWQLLHLPVGIALGFLFYSAGMIGAGDAKFAGAAAPLVALSDLPALMMIFSANLLAGFVTHRLVKHTPLRRLAPDWLSWNVGSKFPMGLCLGATLAIYLVLGALLGSPSAS; from the coding sequence ATGATACACTTGGCCATCCCGGCCCATGTCGCCCTGTGGTTTCTGCCCTTCGTGCTGCCGCTCTGCTATGCGGCGGCGCTGACAGACCTGCGCGGCATGCGCATTCCCAACTGGATCAATGATTGCCTCGGGCTGGTTTACATCATAGTTGGGGTCTTCGTGATGCCGACCTGGGCCGATTATGGCTGGCAGCTATTGCACCTGCCCGTCGGCATTGCGCTGGGGTTTCTGTTCTACTCCGCAGGCATGATCGGCGCGGGGGATGCCAAGTTTGCAGGTGCGGCCGCACCTCTGGTGGCCCTGTCTGACCTGCCCGCGCTGATGATGATCTTCTCCGCAAACCTTTTGGCTGGGTTCGTGACACACAGGCTCGTGAAACACACCCCGCTGCGCAGACTCGCCCCCGACTGGCTCAGCTGGAACGTGGGCAGCAAGTTTCCCATGGGTCTTTGTCTTGGCGCGACACTTGCAATCTACCTTGTCCTTGGTGCGCTTTTGGGGAGTCCTTCTGCGAGCTGA